In the genome of Ammoniphilus sp. CFH 90114, the window GAGCTTCAACCGCCAACACCGCCAGTACTTAGTGAGCAAGTTCAGCCGATGCCTGATATGACACCTATGCCTCAGGCACCTGTTATGCCTGCTTATGATCTGCCGCCACAGCAACCACTACCATCCCCAGAGATGGCGCCAACTCCGTATCCAACAGCTATGCCTTATGCCATGCAACCGAGTATGATGCCCATGCCAAATATGATGCCACAGCCAACTATGCCTATGATGCATTCTCCTTGTCCTCCATGTCATGAGAATGCTATGGTTTCACCATACGGAGTAAGTCCTATGATGGCTCCTACTATGCCGTATGGCCATGGAATGCCATATGCAGAACCGAATGCACCCATCGCACCTTATCATCAACCCAATGCGCCGTTAAGTCCAGTGGCAGAAGGGGCGAAAGGTTTACCTGTAGGTGAATCTAGCTCGTTATCTTCAGCTATGGCACCTTGGGCGCAACCGAATATGATGCCGCAGGCTGTATCGCCATATGCCGCACCGAATATGATGCCGCAGGCTGTATTGCCATACGCGCAACCAAATATGATGCCGCAGGCTGTATCGCCATATGCCACACCGAATATGATGCCAGAGGCTGTATCGCCATATGCGACACCGAATATGATGCCGCAGGCTGTATCGCCATATGCGACACCGAATATGATGCCGCAGGCAGTATTGCCATATGCGACACCGAATATGATGCCAGAGGCTGTATCGCCATATGCGACACCGAATATGATGCCGCAGGCAGTATCGCCATATGCTGCACCAAATATGATGCCAGAAGCTGTATCGCCATATGCCGCACCGAATATGATGCCAGAAGCCGTATCGCCATATGCCGCACCAAATATGATGCCAGAAGCTGTGTCTCCTTTTGGGCAGCCACACATGATGCCTCCAACCTATCCGCCGCACATGCAAATGCCTAATATGTATATGCAAGCTCCTGCAGCCCCAGGGATGAGAGGACCATGGGAAGAGGAAGATCAAAATAATCTGCCTAAAGAAGACTAATAAATCATAGGGGCTACCACGAAGGTGGCCCCTTCTTTTCTTTTTATACTTGTGAGCGTATCCTACCAGTACCTAAGGAGCTGGGAATATGGAGTTTGAATGGATTCAATTAGTACAGCAGGAGTGGAGCTGTCAGGTAAGGTCTGTTAAGGGAAAGAGGAAAGCTTATTTACTAGAGACAAACAGGGGGCCAATGTTCGTAAAAAGCTATTCTTCCGTTCAAAAAGCAGAGTGGGTCGTTTCATTGTCCGAGCAATTAATAAGAAAAGGCTTTTCACAAACGCTCGAATACATCTATACTTCAGGTGGATTTCCTTATCTTCCGTATAAAGGAAGGTATTATGTAGCCATTAAACCGATAAAGGGTAGGGATGCACGATACAGCAACCAAAGTGATGTACTAGAAACCGTTCGCTGCCTTGGAGAATTTCATCGTCACGCTAGAAACATCAAGGGTGGCCCCATGGTTCGGAGCACATCTGCGCCTCTCATTGATAAATGGGAGGATCGATACAACCGGTTTGAAAAGATTATTGCTCGCTTGAAAAAAGGACAATATATGGGTGGTTTAGAAAAAAAGATCATCCGATTTTCCCCTTTTATTCTGAGTGAAGCGAAGACCGTTATAGACATTGCCCGCCGCTCCCCTATAGACAAGGAATACCAATTAGCTCTACAAGAACAACGCGTATCTCATCGAGACTTGGCAAGCCATAACTTCATCCTTGGTCAACAGGCTTACTTGATTGACTATGACACCGCTATGTATGATACCCAACTGGTAGATGTAATTCAGATGGTTAATCGAACTTTAGATGAACAGGCATGGGATTTTGATCTGTTTGCAGGGATGATGGATGAGTACCAGAAGGCCGCTCCTATGACTGAGGCTCAAGCTGCTTTAACCTATCTCCTTGTTCGCTATCCTGACAACTTCATGAGGGAAGTTCTTGGGCTCTATGAGGGAAAACTACACCCTGTTCCCAAAAAGATTGAGAGCTATTTAACGATGATTATTCGAAATTGGCAAGAGAGAGCTAGGTTCTTCCAAGGCTTTCGCCATTTTTTCTATGAGGAAGCTTATAGAGATTCAACGATTGTGGTATGATGAGAAAAATATGGGATAGTGGAGGGAAATCATGAGAACGATCGCAGAAAAAATCGAACTAACGGTTCAATGGCTGCGGGAACAAGTAGGAAACGCAAAGGTATCTGGTTTGGTTGTAGGTGTGAGTGGAGGAATTGATAGTGCTGTCGTAGCCGGACTAATCAAGAGAGCCTTTCCTAATCAATCCCTTGGAGTTATCATGCCATGCTCTTCCAATCCTCGGGACCGGGAGGATGCTCTACGGGTAGTTCATGCCTTTGGACTTGAACATATTGAGATCGAATTAACGGAACCTCACGGAATCCTTCTTCATGCTGTGAACGAAGAACTCAAAGCAAGGAACGCCTTCCGAGAAGAAGCCAGCAAGTTAAATGACGGAAACCTTCGAGCTAGGCTAAGAATGAGCACGTTGTATGCTATCGCAGGTCATTACCGTTATTTAGTTGTGGGAACAGACAATGCTGCCGAGGTGTATACGGGATACTTCACGAAGTATGGGGATGGAGGAGTAGACCTGTTACCTATTACCCATCTGAAGAAATCGGAAGTGTATGAATGGGCAAAGGTTTTAGGCGTACCCCAAGAGGTACTAGATCGTCCACCGAGTGCTGGTCTCTGGGAGAATCAGACGGATGAAGAAGAGATGGGGACAACCTACGATATGATTGATGCCCACTTAGACGGTCGCGAAATTCCAGATAAGGACAAGGAAATTATCGAACGGCTCCATCGTATCTCAGAACATAAAAGAAACATGCCACCAACACCACCGAAATTTTGAACGTATAATTTATAGGAAATAAGGTATAGCCCCTTCTTTTGTTGGAAAGGATGGAATAGTAAGAAAAAGCTTTGAAACTAAAGCTGCTTTCCAGTAAAACAAAAGAAGGGGTCTTTATGTGGAATAAAAGGACAAACAGGTCCCAATGGTTCTTTTATGGATTTTTTTGTGCCGCTCTTCTTGCTTTCATCACCGGAGGAGTATGGGTATCAATTAACACGATAGAGCAACAGAAACGTGTATTAAATACAGAGCCGAGCCAAGATATTGAAGCCGTACAGGCTCTTGCGCGACAAGAGGTTGAATTAGTGTTAAAGAAGACTTACCTCTGTGGAACAGAAACGGAAGAAAAGCTTACGAAGTTTGTACCATCCGTCGATCAAGTTCTTTCCGACTATCAAGACTGGGAGCTCGTCTCCAACCAAGGAAATCAATTTGTGTTTAAGAAATTAGTTCAAGACATTGGTCCATCTTGTCAGGAGAATGGTTATTTTGGTCTATCAGAAGAAGGGATCCTAACCTTGTTTGAGGGTCCTCCGCAGGAACAAAAAGTAATTCAAACGTTCTTTCATATTGATACGGAAAAACTAGAATCAAGTCTACCTAGCGATTTGGTTCTCCTAAAGGAAGGTATTCGGATTCATGACCTAGCAGAATACAATAGTATCCTATCCACCTATGGAGAGTACTCAGATCGGTCGAATTATTCTCGTTTAACTGAAATGGAAGAGGAATAAAAAGAGTGTCTATTTTAGGCACTCTTTTTATGTTGAGGAAAGGGTAGAAGTTTTTCTTATATTCCACGAGCGAGGAATATAGTACAATAAAGGGATGAACTTTATGGCTCGGGGGGTAGACGAACATGAGAATTATCGGCATAGATCCCGGCATCGCTATTGTGGGATATGGAATTATTGAGAAACAGGGCAACCGTTTGATTCCGATTCAGTATGGCTGTATCAAAACAGAAGCCCATACAAGAGATGCGCTTCGCCTCAAGCAGATTTATGATGCCATGACGATTTTATTAAAAAAATATCAGCCAGAGGTGCTTGCGGTAGAGAAGCTTTTCTTTAATCGAAACGTGACGACAGCTTTCTCGGTTGGGCAAGCTAGAGGAGTAATTGTTCTTGCGGGAGAAGAGGCAGGGATTCCTCTATATGAATATACTCCCTTGCAAGTGAAGCAATCTGTAGTAGGCTACGGGCAAGCAGAGAAAAAGCAAATCCAAGAGATGGTGAGAATTCTGCTCTCTCTTCAGACAGCGCCAAAACCAGACGATGTAGCAGATGCGTTGGGAGTAGCTATTACACATGCTCATTCCTCACATATCCATAATTTGATTAATGGTGGGAAATAATGATAGATTACATTGAAGGACGCATTGAATATATTGAATCAGATTCCGTTACCATTGGGACAAATCAAGGAGTAGGCTATCGACTTTTTTGTCCTAATCCCTATGAACACAAGGTAAAGCAAGAAAAGCGGATATTCACTCATCATTATGTACGAGAAGATGCGGCACATTTATACGGATTTTCAACACGAGAACAGCGTGACTTATTTCGAAAGCTCCTAGATGTATCAGGAATTGGTCCGAAGGGGGCTTTAGCCATTATCGCTTCCGCTGCACCAGCACAAATCGCGTCTGCTGTCCAGCGAGAGGATGTGAACTTCTTAACGAAGTTCCCTGGCATCGGTAAAAAAACAGCAGGCAGAATGGTACTTGATTTGAAAGATAAGCTTAAGGAGTTTGCGGCGAATGCGAGTTTTGAGGAACTTGCTGGTGGGATGACAGAAGTAGACTTGTTCTCTGCTGGAGTTGAACTTGGGGCAGAAGCGCATGAAGAAGCCGCTGAAGCCTTGAAGGCTCTTGGATATAGTGAGTCTGAAGTACAGAAAGTCATGTCTAAGTTGAAGAAGGAGATCATGACGACAGAAGAATTGATTAAAAAAGCACTTCAGCTATTTATCTCGAAATAGAAGGGGGAGAGGCTTAAATGGAAGACCGTATCATATCTTCACAGATGAAGGAAGAAGATATGGGGATGGACTATAGCCTTCGGCCGCGCTATCTTGATGAATATATCGGACAGTCGCAGGTAAAAGAAAACCTGAAGATTTACATAGAGGCTGCGAAGCTGCGTAAGGAACCACTTGATCATGTGCTTCTTTATGGTCCTCCCGGTTTAGGTAAGACAACCCTCTCAACCATTATTGCAAATGAGTTGGGGGTTAATCTTAGAACTACATCAGGCCCTGCTATTGAGCGTCCTGGAGACCTTGCCGCGATCCTGACGAACTTGCAGCATGGGGATGTCCTGTTTATCGATGAGATTCATCGGCTCAATCGAAGTGTAGAAGAGGTGCTCTATCCTGCTATGGAGGATTTCGCCTTAGACATTATTATTGGAAAGGGACCAAGTGCACGCTCCGTAAGACTCGATCTCCCTCCATTTACCCTGATCGGCGCAACAACAAGGGCAGGTTTATTGTCAGCTCCTCTTCGAGATCGTTTCGGTGTAGTAAGTCGTTTGGAATTTTATAATGTAGCTGAACTAACGTATATTGTTAGGCGGGCAGCGGAAATCCTGAATGCAGGGATTGAGAAAAGTGCTGCTGAAGAAATTGCTCTTCGTTCTCGTGGAACCCCTCGAATTGCCAATAGACTCTTAAAAAGGGTAAGGGATTTTGCTCAAGTAAAGGGAGATGGACAAATCACCCAGGAGTTGGCCAGTGAAGCGTTAACTAGAATCCAGGTTGATCGATTGGGATTAGATCATGTTGACCACAAGCTTATTCTTGGCATTATCGATAAATTCAGGGGAGGACCGGTGGGAGTAGATACGATAGCTGCTACGATCGGTGAAGAATCCCATACGATTGAAGATGTTTATGAACCTTATTTACTCCAGATTGGTTTTTTGCAGCGTACCCCGCGTGGGCGAATTGTTACCCCATTAGCCTATCAGCACTTTAACCGGGAGGTGCCAAAGTAGAACTTATGAATCCAATCGCAAAACTGCTCGTCATGGCCGGTGTGATTCTAATTATTGTCGGCTTGGTATGGCAAGTAGGAGGACGGTTCTTAAACCTAGGCCGATTGCCAGGAGATATCGTGGTAGAGAAAGAAAACTTTCGATTTTACTTTCCTTTAATGACAAGTATTATCGTTAGTGTGGTTTTATCTCTTTTGTTTTATCTGTTTCGATTCTTTAAATCCTAATCTCTCTAGGAGAAAAGGTATGTCTGCAGCCAGATTTTGTAACACTATTTAAAAAAGTGGATTTGAGGATGATAGAAAAGTGGACGTTAATGAATTTGATTTTGAATTGCCGGAAGAGCTTATTGCCCAGAGCCCTCTTAAGGAGCGCAGTGCTTCGAGACTACTTGTTTTAAACAAGGAAACAGGTGAAGTCAAGCATCAGAGCTTTAAAGACCTTATCGATTATCTGTCGCCGGGGGATGTGATCGTTCTTAATGATACCCGAGTGATTCCTGCTCGATTATTCGGGGCCAAAGCGGACACGGGGGCAAAAATCGAGGTATTGCTTCTTAAACAGTTGGATGGAGATCGATGGGAAACCTTAGTAAAGCCTGGTAAGAAAATGAAACCTGGATCCGTCGTCACGTTTGGCGATGGACGGCTTACGGGAATATGTGAAGAAAGCACCGAAGTGGGGGGGCGAATTATTCGTTTCCAATATACTGGTATCTTCAACGAGATTCTAGATGAACTTGGACAGATGCCACTTCCTCCTTATATTAAGGAGCAATTAGAGGACTCCGAAAGATATCAAACCGTCTTCGCGAAAAATCCGGGTTCAGCAGCTGCACCTACGGCAGGTCTTCATTTTACAGAAGAATATCTTCAACAGATACGTGATAAAGGTATACATATTGCTTATATCACTCTCCACGTCGGGTTAGGTACCTTTAGACCTGTACAAGTTGAGAATGTGTTAGAACATAAAATGCATACGGAGTACTTCGAAATTTCTCAGGAAAACGCCGACCGTATCAATGCCGCGAAAGCTAGCGGAAATCGCGTCGTAGCAGTAGGGACCACGGCTACTAGAACATTGGAAACCGTAGGAGGAAAAAACGAAGGGAAAGTGGTAGCAGACTCGGGATGGACAGATATTTTTATTTATCCTGGTTATCATTTTACCGTTGTAGATGGATTGTTGACCAACTTTCATCTTCCTAAATCTACTCTAGTTATGCTGGTTAGCTCTCTAGCAGGGAAGGAACCCATTCTAAATGCTTATCGAGAAGCTGTAGAGCAAAGGTATCGTTTTTTTAGTTTCGGCGATGCGATGTTAATTATTTAAAATTCCACTAAACAACTTGTTTTCCTATGAAAAGGTTTAGTGTATAATGTTTGAGAGTGGAGGAGTTTTACTTTGGCGGTAAAATATGAGTTATTGAAAGTATGTAAACAAACAGGTGCTCGTAGAGGACGCTTACATACCCCTCATGGAACTATTGAGACCCCCATCTTCATGCCAGTGGGAACACTTGCAACTGTGAAGGCGATGAGTCCAGAAGAACTTAAGGACATGAATGCTCAGATTATCCTGAGCAATACATATCATCTGTTTTTGCGTCCAGGTCACGATATCGTAAAGAAAGCAGGCGGCTTGCACCAATTTATGAATTGGGACAGGCCGATTTTAACGGATAGCGGTGGCTTTCAGGTGTTTAGCCTTAGCAACCTGCGCAAGATTGAAGAAGAAGGTGTTCATTTCCGTTCTCACCTAAGCGGAGCTAAGCTGTTTATAGGACCAGAAGTCGCTATGGAGATTCAGAATGCACTGGGAGCGGATATCATTATGGCTTTTGATGAATGCGCACCCTATCCTGCAGATCATGCCTATGTGAAGAGCTCGCTAGAACGCACGACACGCTGGTTGGAGCGCTGTATCAAGGCTCATGAGCGCCCGCAGGATCAAGCTTTATTTGGAATCGTTCAAGGTGGAATGTACCGTGATTTACGGGAGCAGAGCGCGCGCGAGATCGTGCCTTTCGACCTGCCCGGCTATGCCATTGGGGGACTCAGTGTAGGAGAACCGAAAGCACTTATGGATGAAGTACTGGAATATACGGTTCCTCTTCTTCCGGAGAATAAGCCTCGTTATTTAATGGGGGTAGGTTCACCTGACGCTTTAATTGATGGAGCGATTAGGGGAATTGACATGTTCGATTGTGTTCTTCCTACAAGAATTGCCCGTAATGGGACATGCATGACAAGCCAAGGTCGACTCGTCATCCGAAATGCAAAATTTAAAGAAGACTTCACACCATTAGATCCGAATTGTGATTGCTATACATGCCGCAATTATACGAGGGCTTATATTCGCCACCTATTTAATGCAGATGAGATCTTTGGTCTTCGCCTCACATCTTACCATAATCTTCACTTCCTTCTGAGCTTGATGGAGAAGGTAAGAGAAGCCATTATGGAAGATCGTCTTATGGATTTCCGTAATGAATTCTTCGCCCAATACGGGCTTAATGAAGAAAGATCATTTTAATATCAGGAGGGATACACATGCAATGGATTGAACTAGCAGATGCAGGTGCTGCGGGAGGAGGCTTTTTGGGTTCCATATTGCCTTTGGTGCTCATGTTTGCCATTTTTTACTTCTTATTAATTCGTCCCCAACAGAAGAAGCAGAAGCAGCGCAACGCGATGCTTAATGCCTTGAAAAAGGGAGATAAGGTTGTTACGATTGGCGGAGTTCATGGAACCATATCTGAAATGAGAGAAGATACCATTATTGTTAAGATTGCTGAGAATACCAGAGTAACAATGGAAAAAGGTGCAGTCAACCAAGTTGTTTCAAGTGATGCAGAATAACGAAGAAAAAAAGTCTTACTACTACGCGTAGCAAGACTTTTTTTTTACTTGTTGGCTAAATTCACCCCAAAGATACCCCCGACTGCTCCTACTAAGAATGCGATGGCTAGGTACAATAATGCGCTAAGGTGAGGAGTCATATCAAAGGCTAAAAATCCAATTAACACGAGTAAGACAAAATAAACCATTCCTGTAAGTCCTCCAAAATACCAACCTTTGTGTCCCCCTTGTTTACCCGCGATTAAACCACCAATGAGCAAACTAATCCCATTAACCGTGTAAGTGAAATAGGAGAGACTGAATTCACTTAAACTGCTGAAGTGAAGCAAGAGAGATGTGATTAACGATCCAACCAAAACCAAGCCCAGTGTGGTTAAAGTACCAGTAAGAATGGGGGATGAAGACGCTGCAATTGTTTTCATAACCATTACCTCCCGCTGTATCCTTAGTCTTGTACAATGTATGAAGACAGGCGGTAGAATATGACAAGTTATGGAAGTGCCGGAATAAGGTGGTGTACATAGGTTAGCTTGTACAAGTTCAGACTAGGAAGTAACTTCAGAGGTAATTAATAAGGGGGATTCCAATGGACCTGGCAATCCTACTGATACGTACCATCGTGCTTTATTTTTTTCTTATGTTGGCTATCCAATTACTGTTTCGGAGGAAGAAGACCTCTCTTGCGGATTTATTGGTTGCGTTTATGGTGGCCCAGTTTATTGTACTGGCTGTGGATAAACCCGGAAAACCGTTGCTTGCTCTCCTGCTACCCACCTTATTCTTACTTGTACTGCATATGTTGTTCAAGCCCATGTTTACGCGTTACCATAGAAACGAGGATAAGAATCGGATTTCTTCTATTCCATTTAAGCCCCAGACTGCTGATGTGGAAATGGGGGTATTAGATGAAGTCCCAGTATCAAAGCCCATGGGTCCGTTACCACTACCCCTTATCTTAGATGGAAAGGTTCTTGATCATAATTTAGAACAGTTAGGTAAAACCCGATTCTGGTTAAAAAATGAAGTGCAGAGATATGGCGTCCAACGGTTTAAAGAAGTAGCTTATTGCAGTATGGATCGTTATGGTCATATGTTTTTGGATAAAAAGAGAACTTAAATTTAGCGTAAAGGAAATAAAGGAGAAATGAACTTTCCTAAAAAAGGAATGCGTTGTATATCCTGTTTTCCTAGAACCTTCAAGAAGAGTAGGAATATCAAGTAAATGAAAATTGCACCAAGGGAAGCTGAGAAAAGAGCTGCAGATTGAGGCATCCAAACTTGTAGCTTCTCAAAGGATAGGATTCCAAACCAGCCCATTCCAATCATGGAGAGGGCTACTTTTATGAAGTCTCTAAGTTGAATAGAAAGTCCTGTGAGTTTTACTACACTAAAAAAGTGCAGGAGTGTGACAATAACAATCCCAATGCTAATCGCTATCGTAATGCCGTTGGTACCAATATTGGGGTTGGTAGCCAAAATGTAAATGGCAAACGTCTTAAGTATCGCTCCGTATATCGAATTCTTCATGGCTACTTGAGCATAATCCAATCCTTGCAAAGTGGCGGCTAAAGGCCCTTGAAAATAAAGAAAGAGGCAAAATGGGACCATGAGCTTCATGATACTTCCTACTTCTGCAGACCCATAGATCACTTCAGATAGCGGCTCGGCAAAAATATAAAGAATGACAGTGAAGGGGGCCCCAATAACAAGAGCAAGGCGCAGGGACTGATGGATTCGTCGATGGACCATCGCCCAATTTTTTTGAGCATGAGCTTCAGCCACAGCAGGAACAAGGGATACCGCAAGAGAATAAGTAAAGAAAGTAGGGAAGGTAAGCAGAGGAATGGCCATTCCTTGCAGTTGCCCATAGTAGGTGGTTGCTGCAGCGGTTGCCAGACCCGCAATGGCAAGGCTTTGTGCTACAATGATCGGTTCGATCCAGAAGGTTAAGGAACCGATTAACCGTCCAGAAGTCACCGGTAGAGCAATCCGAAGAAGTCCCTTCCAGGTTTCTGCATGACGTTTAATTGCTTGGTTGAGCCTAGAACCGGCCCAGATCTGTCTCATCTTAGTCCCCCTGAAGTGCATGACGAGGGCGATCATTCCTGCAAACTCGCCAATAACGACTCCTACCATAGCCGCAGCGGCCGCATACTCCACACCCATCGGTAGGAAGTAGGACGCAAGTAGGAGAACGGTAAATATTCTTATTACTTGCTCAATAATTTGAGAACTTGCCGTAGGAGTCATGTTTTGTTTTCCTTGGAAGTATCCTCGAATAACAGAGGAGATAGCGACTATTGGTACAATGGGGGCAATCCCAATGAGGGAGTAATAGGCCCTAGTATCAGTTAATAAGTATCGAGAAATCATAGGTGCCCCGAGAATCATGGCTGTTGTAAAGATAACGCTAAGAATCGTTACGAGAAATAGAGAAATCTTAAGAATAGCCTTAACCTTTTTGTGATCATTCTGAGCGGTGGCTTCGGCGACCAATTTAGAGATAGCAATAGGTAAACCGAACTGGGTTAAGGTAATGACAAGATATAAAGTGGGTACAGCCATTTGATATAATCCCATACCCTCTGCTCCGATGATCCGTGACAGGAAGATGCGATTAATGAATCCAAGTAATTTAGTCAATAATCCGGCTGCAACAAGTATGAGAGTCCCTTGTAAAAAGGTTTGCTTTTTCGTGGGCATTACCCTGATTTCCTTTCTGTGGCTTAAATAGCACCAATTTTTTCTGCTTACATAAAATAGATATGCATGTACAAATAGGACATGACTTGAATGTTGAATAAATATATAACTTGTTCTTCTTGTCATAAAAAAAGATCCTTTTAGGGAGAGGTCACGAAAAATGGAGAATTCGTTAACATTAGAAGACTTAAAAAAACAAATGTCGCAAGTATGCAGGAGTAAGGCTGAAGAATTTCAAATGTTAGGTTATGAAAACGTGACACCAGAAGAGATATGGGAGTGCGTATCGAGTGCGTATAAGAAAGAAATTCCTCTCATCCATCGCATTGTTAACGATATCTTGTCCCTGAAAGTGACAAAATTTATGAATTGGATGACGATGAAAGTTTACCGGGGAGAATTTGAGTAAAGGAGGAGCAGCCCTAGGGTTGCTCTTCTTTTTTCTGCCTAATTTGAGATTTAATGACCTGAATTGACATGCATTTGAAGCGATGCGTATAATAGCACTATTGGAGAGAAATAGCTTCAGACAGGACAAGCCTGTGTATTACGCTAACACAGGCAACAAGTTAAAGGAGGAAAACAACGCTCATGATAAAATGGAGCCGGATTATAGCCTTTCTTCTAGTAGTAGGGTTGACCTTCGGCATCATCGGTGCAACCGCAACAGGAGTAGTCAAAGGGGTTACCCTCGGACTTGATCTTCGTGGAGGGTTTGAGATTCTGTATGAGGTAAAGCCGATACAGGAAGGACAAGAATTAAACAAGGATACATTGACGGATACAGTATCCGCTATTATGAAAAGAATTAATATTATTGGAGTATCGGAACCCGAAGTTTCTATTGAAGGGAATGACCGAATCCGTGTTAAGCTTGCAGGAGTGACGAACCAGGAGGACGCTCGTAGACTTCTAGGGACCCCTGCCAAACTTTCTTTTGTAAGTATGACTGGGGAAGAATTAATGACAGGTAATGATCTGGCGGAAGGCGGTGCCTCTGTTCAGTATGATGAAGTGAAACGCCCTTATATTGCCCTTAAATTAAAAGATGCAGAGCAATTTAGACAAATTACAGAAGAACACTTAGGTAAGCCAATCAGTATTGTGTTGGATGAAGATGTTCTTACTAGCCCTGTCGTTCAAAGTGTTATTTCTGGAGGAGTAGCTTCTATCACTGGAAACTATACGGTACAGGAAGCCACTGAACTTTCAGCTATTTTAAACGCTGGAGCCCTTCCTGTTGAGATGAAGGAGCTATATTCCAATAGCGTTGGAGCCAAACTGGGTCAAGAATCTCTGGAAAAAGGAATTTATGCCAGCGGAATTGGTGTGGCGTTAATTTTTGCCTTTATGTTTTTCTACTATCGTTGGCCAGGCGTTATCGCTATTATAACTCTAATCGCATATATGTATCTGTTGCTTCTCGTACAGAACCTATTGAATGCAACATTAACTTTACCAGGTATTGCTGCTTTTATTTTGACAGTAGGTATGGCAGTAGATGCCAATATTATTACCTATGAACGTATTAAAGAAGAACTTCGATCAGGCAAGACGCTTCTTTCTGCCGTTCGTGCGGGTCAGAGACGTTCTCTGTCTACGATCTTAGATGCCAATATTACGACTATGATAGCAGGGGCAGTCATGTTCTATTTCGGGACAAGCGCTGTTCAAGGATTTGCTGTTACTCTTATGATCGGTATCGTTCTTACGATAATTACAGCAGTGTTCGGAACTCGCTTATTGTTGGCCATCTGGGTACGCTCCAATGCCTTACGTAAGCCTTGGTATTATGGGGTTAAGGAGAGTGAAATCGGTGAGCTATAACATAAAGACCTTCGACTATGTGAATAAAAGAA includes:
- the queA gene encoding tRNA preQ1(34) S-adenosylmethionine ribosyltransferase-isomerase QueA, with protein sequence MDVNEFDFELPEELIAQSPLKERSASRLLVLNKETGEVKHQSFKDLIDYLSPGDVIVLNDTRVIPARLFGAKADTGAKIEVLLLKQLDGDRWETLVKPGKKMKPGSVVTFGDGRLTGICEESTEVGGRIIRFQYTGIFNEILDELGQMPLPPYIKEQLEDSERYQTVFAKNPGSAAAPTAGLHFTEEYLQQIRDKGIHIAYITLHVGLGTFRPVQVENVLEHKMHTEYFEISQENADRINAAKASGNRVVAVGTTATRTLETVGGKNEGKVVADSGWTDIFIYPGYHFTVVDGLLTNFHLPKSTLVMLVSSLAGKEPILNAYREAVEQRYRFFSFGDAMLII
- the tgt gene encoding tRNA guanosine(34) transglycosylase Tgt yields the protein MAVKYELLKVCKQTGARRGRLHTPHGTIETPIFMPVGTLATVKAMSPEELKDMNAQIILSNTYHLFLRPGHDIVKKAGGLHQFMNWDRPILTDSGGFQVFSLSNLRKIEEEGVHFRSHLSGAKLFIGPEVAMEIQNALGADIIMAFDECAPYPADHAYVKSSLERTTRWLERCIKAHERPQDQALFGIVQGGMYRDLREQSAREIVPFDLPGYAIGGLSVGEPKALMDEVLEYTVPLLPENKPRYLMGVGSPDALIDGAIRGIDMFDCVLPTRIARNGTCMTSQGRLVIRNAKFKEDFTPLDPNCDCYTCRNYTRAYIRHLFNADEIFGLRLTSYHNLHFLLSLMEKVREAIMEDRLMDFRNEFFAQYGLNEERSF
- the yajC gene encoding preprotein translocase subunit YajC codes for the protein MQWIELADAGAAGGGFLGSILPLVLMFAIFYFLLIRPQQKKQKQRNAMLNALKKGDKVVTIGGVHGTISEMREDTIIVKIAENTRVTMEKGAVNQVVSSDAE
- a CDS encoding TIGR04086 family membrane protein, with translation MKTIAASSSPILTGTLTTLGLVLVGSLITSLLLHFSSLSEFSLSYFTYTVNGISLLIGGLIAGKQGGHKGWYFGGLTGMVYFVLLVLIGFLAFDMTPHLSALLYLAIAFLVGAVGGIFGVNLANK
- a CDS encoding YetF domain-containing protein is translated as MDLAILLIRTIVLYFFLMLAIQLLFRRKKTSLADLLVAFMVAQFIVLAVDKPGKPLLALLLPTLFLLVLHMLFKPMFTRYHRNEDKNRISSIPFKPQTADVEMGVLDEVPVSKPMGPLPLPLILDGKVLDHNLEQLGKTRFWLKNEVQRYGVQRFKEVAYCSMDRYGHMFLDKKRT
- the spoVB gene encoding stage V sporulation protein B; this encodes MPTKKQTFLQGTLILVAAGLLTKLLGFINRIFLSRIIGAEGMGLYQMAVPTLYLVITLTQFGLPIAISKLVAEATAQNDHKKVKAILKISLFLVTILSVIFTTAMILGAPMISRYLLTDTRAYYSLIGIAPIVPIVAISSVIRGYFQGKQNMTPTASSQIIEQVIRIFTVLLLASYFLPMGVEYAAAAAMVGVVIGEFAGMIALVMHFRGTKMRQIWAGSRLNQAIKRHAETWKGLLRIALPVTSGRLIGSLTFWIEPIIVAQSLAIAGLATAAATTYYGQLQGMAIPLLTFPTFFTYSLAVSLVPAVAEAHAQKNWAMVHRRIHQSLRLALVIGAPFTVILYIFAEPLSEVIYGSAEVGSIMKLMVPFCLFLYFQGPLAATLQGLDYAQVAMKNSIYGAILKTFAIYILATNPNIGTNGITIAISIGIVIVTLLHFFSVVKLTGLSIQLRDFIKVALSMIGMGWFGILSFEKLQVWMPQSAALFSASLGAIFIYLIFLLFLKVLGKQDIQRIPFLGKFISPLFPLR
- a CDS encoding post-transcriptional regulator is translated as MENSLTLEDLKKQMSQVCRSKAEEFQMLGYENVTPEEIWECVSSAYKKEIPLIHRIVNDILSLKVTKFMNWMTMKVYRGEFE